CGCCCACGAGCGCTACCCGCACCTGCGCTACATAGGCCAGAACCTCACCGACGCACGGCAGCTGCACTGGCGGGACGTGGACTCCCCGGCCGGCCGGATCACCGAGATGCCGACCCACCCGGACCACCCGATGTACCGGGAGGACAAGGCCCGGGTCTACATCGACCCGATCACCTGGATCGACGACCTGCGCGACTTCGACTACTCGTTCGGCTCGCGCATCCACGGCAACATCGCGGCGCTGCTCGCGGGCACGCCCGCGACCGTGCTGGCCTTCGACTCGCGCACGCTGGAGCTGTGCCGCTACTTCGAGATACCGCACCGGCTGCTCAGCGAGGTGCCCGCGGACCTCGACCCGGCCGAGCTGTACGAGGAGGCCGACTTCACCGGTCTCACCGGCAACCACAAGGAGCGCTTCGACCGGTTCACGGCGTTCCTGGACAAGAACGGGCTGCCGAACACCTTCACCCACGGCGACGGCGGCGCGGCCTTCGACAAGAAGCTGCGCTCCCTGTCCTTCCCGGCGGGTGTGCGCCCCTGGAACGAGGCCGACCTCGCCTCGCTGACCGCCCGGTTCGGCTGGCTCCAGCAGCGCATCACCGAACTGGACTCGCACAACGCCCAGCTGACCCGGGATCTGGCGAAGAGCCGGTCCGGTGCGCGGGTCGCCAGGGCGGCCGCCGTCCCGGCTCCGTCGATCTACCGCCGTGCGAGGCGCGCGGTGGGAGGGCCGCTGCGCCGTGCGCTGAAGCCGGGCAAGTAGCCGCCCGGCCCCAGGCCGCTCAGACCGCGGCGGTTCCCCCCGGCCGCACCGGGCGCCGGCGCAGTCTCCGGCGGACCTTGCGGGTGAACCCGCGCAGGAAGTTCTCGG
Above is a genomic segment from Streptomyces asoensis containing:
- a CDS encoding polysaccharide pyruvyl transferase family protein encodes the protein MKRILLRSGKSPFDVVPVEEALHRDVIATNSGNLIFSDAAHKILSTPDSEVFSNGMRTDVNAAARINEEYDAFVVPLANAFRPTFEQPLKRLTRLIGKLKIPVVVMGVGAQTGVTYDPARLKPMEPSVRAFCSAVLERSASIGVRGEFTEQYLTDMGFRDVEVIGCPSMFMYGDRLPVEKKTAALTPESRIGINGSHTAVRGGGLHKVITRAHERYPHLRYIGQNLTDARQLHWRDVDSPAGRITEMPTHPDHPMYREDKARVYIDPITWIDDLRDFDYSFGSRIHGNIAALLAGTPATVLAFDSRTLELCRYFEIPHRLLSEVPADLDPAELYEEADFTGLTGNHKERFDRFTAFLDKNGLPNTFTHGDGGAAFDKKLRSLSFPAGVRPWNEADLASLTARFGWLQQRITELDSHNAQLTRDLAKSRSGARVARAAAVPAPSIYRRARRAVGGPLRRALKPGK